The following proteins are co-located in the Pelecanus crispus isolate bPelCri1 chromosome 5, bPelCri1.pri, whole genome shotgun sequence genome:
- the LCT gene encoding lactase/phlorizin hydrolase isoform X2 has product MELICKTVIVCLLVSPSLAIDGEFAWNFIAIAGPLPSELVNRLHLQNQVLPEEDQVPAVAEAHDYLCQQGLVAPELPQYFSRLREIGVTHYKVFLPWARILPEGDTRKPEEAQVQCYQELFETLVAVDLRPVVVLHHRRVPGSVAAQAMGRKANAFADLFVEYAEFSFRVFGDLVDVWLTFSDLPEVLKSLPYDDAQDRAQALAAAHERAYTIYHEKYSPAGGKLSIVLGMGHVLDRASSELLSVSLQDSVDFLSLSLQYCCGNETDFYKKLSEFQNVWKDREILVFSLKFLDCGSMEENPSIPVAAIVTAINKEETRMIGYDVNEFLDFSSFHILSKTDTLQENPDAMVAPRSSYQTVWEMFAKQSELERDSFLQDVFPSGFLWGTSTGAFNVEGAWAEDGKGESIWDQFGHTGHVYMNQTADVACDSYYKTSYDVYLLRGLHPQLYKFSVSWPRIFPAGTNKTINSKGVDYYNQLIHRLLDSNIEPMVTLFHWDLPQALQVLGGWQNESIIDAFVNYADFCFATFGDRVKFWITFHEPWVISYAGYGTGEHPPGITDPGVASYKVAHIILKAHAKVWHLYNDKYRSQQLGKVGLVLNSDWAEPKTPTNPEDMRASERYLQFMLGWFAHPVFVNGDYPDILKAQIQEVNQQCSTTVAQLPLFTEEEKSWVKGTADFFGLSHYTSRLVSAVTNGTCTPSYESIGNFSLHVDPSWPQTASSWIHVVPWGLRRLLKFVSQEYTGTKIPIYIAGNGMPTEGAGHLINDTLRVDYFRRYINEALKAVKLDTVDVRSYIARSLVDGFEGPAGYSLKFGLHHVNFEDSNRPRTPKASAYFYSSVIEKNGFPSKVLDRFSTPVVFGLPMPSKLPNLPASEVPSKAKVVWQKFSSQTDFERDMYFYGTFPEDFTWGVSSSAYQVEGGWDADGKGPSIWDNFTHVPGNIKNNDTGDIACDSYNKVEEDIYLLRALGVKNYRFSLSWSRIFPSGRNNSINSHGVDYYNRLIDGLVANNITPIVTLYHWDLPQALQDIGGWESSALIDLFDSFADFCFQTFGDRVKFWITFNEPQVIAWVGYGIGAFPPNVNDPGSAPYRVAHILLKAHAKVYHTYDDKYRASQGGVIALCPNIDWVEPKTPSNPRDTEAADRYLQFLVGWFAHPIFKNGDYPEVMKWKVGNRSELQNLPSSRLPVFTAEEREYIRGTADVFCFNTYTSKIVTHATTQLRPFSYEYDQEVLTKVDSSWPSSAITDHRAVAWGLRRLLNWIKEEYGNPPIYIIENGVGIKTKSDVDDNARIFYYKTYIDEALKAYKLDGVNLKGYNAWSFMDNFEWLNGYDPRFGLHQVDFDNPSRPRTPKRSAVYYAEIIRNNGIPLPKEDEFLYGEFPKNFWWSVATSAYQIEGGWRADGKGLSIWDQFSHTPLKISNDDTGDVACDSYHKIEEDVEMLKSLKVSHYRFSISWSRILPDGTTRYINEMGLNYYERLIDALLAANIKPQVTLYHWDLPQALQNLGGWENDTIVQRFKEYAELLFQRLGDKVKFWITLNEPYNTAYLGYGVGTAAPGISVRPGRAPYVVGHNLIKAHAEAWHLYNETYRAKQGGLISITINSDWAEPRNPHNQEDIDAARQYLQFFLGWFAHPIFKNGDYNEVMKTRIRERSLAQGLSQSRLPEFTESEKQRIKGTYDYFGLNHYTTVLTYNVKYPAGVLSYDSDRGVASVTDRSWLKSGSFWLKVTPFGFRKLLRWIKNEYNNPPIYVTENGISERGALGFNDTWRMHYYRSYINEALKAVVLDGVDLRGYTAWTLMDNFEWAVGFDERFGLYHVNFTDPSLPRRPKASARYYSQIINCNGFPDPAMGPHPCLALEPEVTPTDTTPGPAGSVRFLGLDLTAESAEIALYMLFALSAVGALGLALFAYMYGKLSKRSSKQSHMELSKL; this is encoded by the exons ATGGAGCTGATCTGTAAGACAGTCATCGTCTGTCTGTTAGTCTCTCCCAGCCTTGCAATAGATGGGGAATTTGCTTGGAATTTTATCGCCATTGCTGGACCTCTACCCAGCGAGTTGGTAAATAGATTGCATCTGCAGAACCAAGTCCTACCCGAGGAAGATCAGGTCCCTGCCGTGGCTGAAGCCCACGATTACCTGTGCCAACAAGGTCTTGTGGCTCCTGAGCTGCCCCAGTACTTCTCCCGCCTTCGTGAGATCGGGGTGACGCATTACAAAGTCTTCCTGCCATGGGCACGCATTCTTCCGGAGGGGGATACCAGGAAGCCGGAGGAAGCTCAAGTGCAGTGCTACCAGGAGCTGTTTGAGACCCTGGTTGCTGTGGACCTCCGGCCGGTGGTAGTTCTGCATCACCGGCGTGTCCCTGGCTCTGTGGCCGCGCAGGCCATGGGTAGGAAAGCCAATGCTTTTGCTGACCTTTTTGTAGAATACGCAGAGTTCAGCTTCCGTGTTTTTGGGGACCTGGTCGATGTGTGGCTCACCTTCAGTGACCTGCCGGAGGTCCTCAAAAGCCTGCCTTACGATGACGCCCAGGACCGAGCCCAGGCCCTAGCTGCTGCTCATGAAAGAGCTTACACCATCTACCACGAGAAATACTCGCCGGCAG gtGGAAAGCTGTCCATTGTTTTAGGAATGGGTCATGTCTTGGATAGAGCTTCATCAGAAttgctttcagtttctcttcag GATTCGGTAGACTTTCTGTCTCTCAGCCTTCAGTACTGTTGCGGAAATGAAACAGATTTCTACAAGAAATTGAGTGAATTCCAG aatGTCTGGAAGGACAGAGAGATCTTGGTTTTTAGTCTAAAATTCCTTGATTGTGGTTCCATGGAAGAGAATCCTTCCATACCAGTAGCTGCCATTGTCACAG CTATCAATAAAGAAGAGACACGTATGATTGGGTATGATGTTAATGAGTTCTTGGACTTCTCatcatttcatattttaag CAAAACAGATACTCTTCAAGAGAATCCAGATGCTATGGTTGCACCTCGCTCCTCCTATCAAACAGTTTGGGAAATGTTTGCTAAACAGTCTGAATTGGAGAGGGATTCTTTTCTGCAAGATGTTTTTCCAAGTGGTTTCCTCTGGGGCACATCCACAGGTGCCTTTAATGTTGAAGGAGCTTGGGCAGAggatgggaaaggagagagCATCTGGGATCAGTTTGGGCACACAGGTCACGTCTACATGAACCAAACAGCAGACGTGGCATGTGACAGCTACTATAAAACCAGCTATGACGTTTACCTGCTTAGGGGTCTTCATCCCCAACTGTACAAATTTTCTGTATCCTGGCCTAGAATTTTCCCTGCTGGCACCAACAAGACCATCAACTCCAAGGGTGTTGATTATTACAACCAATTAATTCACCGGTTGCTAGACTCTAACATTGAGCCCATGGTGACTCTGTTCCACTGGGACCTCCCACAAGCTCTTCAGGTTCTTGGTGGCTGGCAGAATGAGAGTATCATAGACGCTTTTGTAAATTATGCAGACTTCTGCTTTGCCACTTTTGGGGATCGGGTCAAGTTCTGGATTACTTTCCATGAGCCCTGGGTTATCAGCTACGCTGGCTATGGCACCGGAGAGCATCCTCCAGGAATCACTGACCCGGGAGTAGCATCTTACAAG GTGGCTCACATAATTCTCAAGGCTCATGCCAAGGTCTGGCACCTGTATAACGACAAATACCGCTCTCAGCAACTGGGAAAGGTGGGCCTGGTGCTGAACTCGGATTGGGCTGAACCCAAGACTCCAACCAACCCTGAGGACATGAGGGCATCTGAGAGGTACTTGCAGTTCATGCTTGGCTGGTTTGCTCACCCTGTATTTGTTAATGGTGATTACCCAGATATCCTGAAGGCTCAGATCCAGGAAGTAAACCAGCAGTGCTCTACAACAGTTGCACAGCTGCCTCTGTTTACGGAAGAGGAGAAGTCCTGGGTGAAAGggactgcagatttttttggtctttccCATTACACTTCCCGCCTGGTCAGTGCTGTGACTAATGGGACCTGCACACCAAGCTACGAGAGCATCGGGAACTTCTCCTTGCATGTAGATCCTTCTTGGCCACAGACTGCCTCTTCTTGGATCCATGTGGTCCCTTGGGGATTAAGAAGGCTACTGAAGTTTGTGTCCCAGGAATACACAGGGACAAAGATCCCAATTTACATAGCAGGAAATGGTATGCCAACAGAAGGCGCGGGGCATCTTATTAATGACACTCTGAGAGTGGATTATTTCCGCCGGTACATCAATGAGGCTCTAAAAG CGGTAAAACTAGACACAGTTGATGTTCGGTCATATATTGCTCGATCCCTGGTTGATGGCTTTGAAGGCCCAGCGGGGTACAGCCTAAAATTTGGGCTACATCATGTGAATTTTGAAGATAGCAACAGACCAAGGACTCCCAAGGCATCTGCTTATTTCTATTCCAGTGTTattgaaaaaaatggtttcCCATCCAAAGTCTTGGACAGATTTTCTACACCGGTGGTGTTTGGCCTACCCATGCCATCAAAGTTGCCGAATTTACCAGCATCAGAAGTTCCCTCTAAGGCAAAAGTTGTCTGGCAGAAGTTTTCATCTCAAACAGACTTTGAAAGGGACATGTACTTTTATGGGACATTCCCAGAGGACTTTACATGGGGTGTGTCTTCTTCTGCCTACCAGGTAGAGGGAGGTTGGGATGCTGATGGCAAAGGGCCCAGCATTTGGGATAACTTCACCCATGTCCCAGGGAATATAAAGAATAATGATACCGGAGATATAGCTTGTGATAGCTACAACAAGGTGGAGGAAGATATTTACCTGCTGAGAGCCTTAGGGGTAAAGAACTACCGTTTCTCCCTCTCCTGGTCTCGAATTTTCCCCAGCGGAAGGAACAACTCGATAAATAGCCATGGAGTTGACTACTATAACCGTCTTATTGATGGACTGGTTGCAAACAACATCACTCCAATCGTCACTCTCTACCACTGGGACCTGCCACAAGCTCTCCAGGACATTGGTGGCTGGGAGAGCAGCGCACTGATTGACCTGTTTGATAGTTTTGCGGACTTCTGTTTCCAGACCTTTGGGGACAGGGTGAAGTTCTGGATTACATTCAATGAACCCCAAGTCATTGCCTGGGTTGGCTACGGCATTGGGGCGTTTCCACCCAATGTCAATGACCCTGGCAGTGCTCCCTACAGGGTTGCTCACATCTTGCTGAAAGCTCACGCCAAGGTCTACCACACCTATGATGACAAATACAGAGCAAGTCAGGGAGGGGTCATCGCTCTGTGTCCCAACATTGACTGGGTTGAGCCAAAGACACCAAGCAATCCAAGGGACACAGAAGCTGCAGACAGGTACCTGCAGTTTTTGGTGGGTTGGTTTGCACACCCGATTTTCAAAAATGGGGACTACCCTGAGGTCATGAAGTGGAAAGTTGGGAACAGGAGTGAGCTCCAGAACCTGCCATCATCTCGCCTACCGgttttcacagcagaagagCGTGAATACATCAGGGGCACAGCAGACGTTTTCTGCTTCAATACCTACACCTCCAAAATTGTAACCCATGCAACAACCCAGTTGAGGCCCTTCTCTTATGAGTATGACCAGGAAGTTTTAACAAAGGTTGACAGCTCCTGGCCTTCTTCAGCTATTACTGACCATCGGGCTGTGGCCTGGGGGCTGAGGAGGCTACTGAACTGGATCAAAGAAGAATATGGAAATCCCCCAATATACATAATTGAGAATGGGGTGGGGATAAAGACCAAATCAGATGTTGATGACAATGCCAGGATATTTTACTACAAAACATACATTGATGAAGCTTTAAAAG CTTACAAGTTGGACGGTGTTAATCTGAAAGGCTACAATGCTTGGTCTTTTATGGATAACTTTGAATGGTTGAATGGTTATGATCCAAGATTTGGATTGCACCAGGTTGATTTTGACAATCCCAGCAGGCCAAGAACCCCAAAGCGCTCTGCTGTATACTATGCAGAAATCATCCGCAATAATGGTATCCCATTGCCAAAAGAAGATGAATTTTTGTATGGAGAGTTCCCAAAGAACTTCTGGTGGAGTGTAGCAACTTCAGCTTATCAG ATTGAGGGAGGATGGAGAGCAGATGGGAAAGGACTTAGCATTTGGGACCAATTTTCTCACACTCCCTTGAAAATCAGCAATGATGACACTGGAGATGTAGCTTGTGACAGCTACCACAAGATTGAGGAGGATGTGGAAATGCTGAAAAGCCTCAAGGTGTCTCACTATCGCTTTTCAATCTCCTGGTCCCGCATTCTCCCAGATGGGACCACCAGATACATCAATGAAATGGGACTGAACTACTATGAAAGGCTTATCGATGCTCTTCTGGCAGCTAACATTAAGCCTCAG GTAACTCTCTATCACTGGGACCTcccacaggcactgcagaacCTCGGTGGGTGGGAGAATGATACGATAGTTCAGAGGTTTAAGGAATATGCTGAGCTCCTTTTCCAGAGACTGGGAGATAAAGTGAAATTTTGGATAACCCTCAATGAACCCTACAACACTGCATATTTGGGCTATGGCGTTGGCACAGCGGCTCCAG GCATCTCCGTTCGGCCAGGGCGAGCCCCCTACGTGGTGGGGCACAACTTAATAAAGGCCCACGCAGAAGCCTGGCACCTTTACAACGAGACCTACCGGGCAAAACAAGGAGGATTAATCTCTATCACCATCAACTCTGACTGGGCAGAACCAAGGAACCCACACAACCAGGAGGACATCGATGCTGCCAGACAATACTTGCAG TTTTTTCTAGGTTGGTTTGCTCATCCCATTTTCAAAAATGGCGATTATAACGAAGTGATGAAAACGAGGATTCGGGAACGCAGTCTGGCTCAGGGCCTGAGCCAGTCCCG ACTTCCAGAATTTActgaaagtgaaaagcaaagaattaaagGCACATATGACTACTTTGGTCTAAATCATTATACTACCGTTTTAACATACAATGTAAAATATCCTGCTGGTGTTCTGTCGTATGACTCTGACAG GGGTGTAGCTTCCGTGACCGACCGCAGCTGGCTGAAGTCTGGTTCCTTCTGGCTAAAGGTGACACCCTTTGGCTTCCGAAAGCTCCTGCGATGGATAAAGAACGAGTACAACAACCCTCCGATTTACGTGACTGAAAACGGGATCTCAGAAAGGGGAGCCTTAGGCTTCAACGACACTTGGCGAATGCATTACTATCGGAGCTACATTAACGAAGCACTGAAAG CCGTGGTGCTCGACGGCGTCGACTTACGAGGCTACACCGCGTGGACACTGATGGACAACTTCGAGTGGGCAGTGGGCTTTGACGAAAGGTTTGGGCTCTATCACGTGAATTTCACAGACCCCAGCTTGCCGCGGCGCCCCAAGGCTTCTGCCAGGTATTACTCGCAGATCATAAACTGCAACGGGTTTCCAGACCCAGCAATGGGCCCGCATCCCTGCCTGGCGCTGGAGCCGGAAG TGACACCAACAGACACCACACCAGGACCGGCTGGCAGCGTCCGCTTTTTGGGATTAGATTTAACAGCAGAGAGCGCAGAAATAGCACTGTACatgctttttgctctttctgcagTTGGAGCACTGGGCTTGGCTCTTTTTGCCTATATGTATGGAAAATTATCCAAAAGATCCAGTAAACAATCACACATGGAACTTAGTAAACTGTAA